In Streptomyces sp. HUAS ZL42, the DNA window TTCACGGTGCGCACCTCGGAACTCTCCGACGGCACCCCCGTCATCCACGCCTACAGCCCCGGGGCCACCGTCGACCCAGGGACGGAGGCACTGCTGCCGGAGGTCATCGACTTCCTGGCCTCGAAGTTCGGCCCATACCCCTTCTCCTCGGCCGGCGGGATCGTCATCGCCGGCGACGACGGCAGCGGTCCCCTCGCCCTGGAGACACAGAGCCGCCCGACGTATCACAGGAAATTCTTCGAGGTCTCCATGGTCCACGAGAACGCACACCAGTGGTTCGGCAACAGCGTCTCCCTCTCCGACTGGCGCGACGGTTGCCTGGCCGAGTGCTTCGCCCAGTACGCCGTCCAGCTGTGGTACGAGAAATTTGGAGACGACCTGGACAACGGCTTCTACCGCGCCATGGTCGAGCAGAGCACAGCCGACCCCGCCTTCTGGACGACGAAGCTGTACGACCCCGGCCAGGGCCGCGAACTGGACGGCGCCCTCTACGACAAGGGCTCCATGATGGTGCACGCCCTGCGCCGCACGGTCGGCGACCCGGCGTTCTTCGCCACCCTCAATCGGTGGTCGCGCGAACACCGCTACGGCAACGCGTCCTGGCCGCAGTTCGAGGCGCTCGCCGAGGAAGTCTCCGGCAAGGACCTCACGGGCTTCTTCGATGCATGGGCCCACAGCACCACCGCCCCGGAGAAGAAGTACCTCTTCCCAGGCTCCCTCGCCCCGCTCGACCCGGTTCATCAGCCGTGACCGGCCGG includes these proteins:
- a CDS encoding M1 family metallopeptidase — encoded protein: MPTRRKQHRRTTALATAVAVGIVLTALPASADPGGPGAGDPYYPDDGNSGYDATQYDVHVNYDPARPRHLEGDTTVQAVAKQDLDRFHLDLDGFQVTSVTVNGVPARAVSREGAHEIVITPARPLAQNARFSVRVRYSGEPVGEGWHTLADGGANVTGEPHSATAWYPANDHPSDKATFRLTATVPDGWTVVGNGRPGATTTGRGTTTFRWYEDRPMATFLSTIAIDKFTVRTSELSDGTPVIHAYSPGATVDPGTEALLPEVIDFLASKFGPYPFSSAGGIVIAGDDGSGPLALETQSRPTYHRKFFEVSMVHENAHQWFGNSVSLSDWRDGCLAECFAQYAVQLWYEKFGDDLDNGFYRAMVEQSTADPAFWTTKLYDPGQGRELDGALYDKGSMMVHALRRTVGDPAFFATLNRWSREHRYGNASWPQFEALAEEVSGKDLTGFFDAWAHSTTAPEKKYLFPGSLAPLDPVHQP